A portion of the Dethiobacter alkaliphilus AHT 1 genome contains these proteins:
- a CDS encoding DUF3231 family protein, with amino-acid sequence MTISIFKKGQKEQLDIQEVFNIWNVLRARYYSMETCKFFMNFVHDREFDLVLNTLLNHYEKQASILEKEGEKFKIEVPKRPPYKIKTSAQVDVISDTYIFRNIYNGVVAQLFSLMTAYRSTTTNDRIRTILAEDLKQHIKDFELLYKYGKLKGWQEDPPAFKTAKPVGNEPLSTTEAFHLWDNISQRYQQTQLTQLFLGFAHDKDLKLILKVGVKVLNKQTKALEEEAIKFEIVLPERPPSHVSVPMDPESMQDRFMFNMIFKGVQDAIDLHIRGVIESIRNDSFRSLLMGFWEDEIDIYERMLKYGKLKGWITAPPIYNEPQ; translated from the coding sequence ATGACCATCTCCATTTTTAAAAAAGGGCAAAAAGAGCAACTGGACATACAGGAAGTATTTAACATCTGGAATGTACTAAGAGCAAGATACTACAGTATGGAAACATGCAAATTTTTCATGAATTTTGTTCATGACCGTGAATTTGACTTAGTATTAAACACTTTATTAAATCATTATGAAAAACAGGCAAGTATTCTGGAAAAAGAAGGTGAAAAATTTAAAATAGAAGTTCCCAAAAGACCTCCATACAAAATAAAAACGTCAGCACAGGTTGATGTAATATCAGACACCTATATTTTTCGGAACATATACAACGGTGTGGTGGCTCAGTTGTTTTCACTTATGACTGCATATCGTTCAACCACAACAAATGACCGCATCAGAACAATCCTTGCGGAGGACCTGAAACAGCATATAAAAGATTTCGAGTTGCTCTACAAATACGGTAAACTGAAGGGTTGGCAGGAAGACCCTCCTGCTTTCAAAACAGCGAAACCTGTTGGTAATGAACCATTATCAACTACCGAAGCATTCCATTTATGGGATAATATTAGCCAAAGATATCAGCAGACTCAACTCACACAATTATTCCTTGGCTTTGCTCATGACAAAGATTTGAAGTTAATTCTAAAAGTGGGTGTGAAAGTTTTAAATAAACAGACAAAAGCACTCGAGGAGGAGGCTATAAAATTTGAAATTGTATTGCCCGAGAGACCTCCATCTCATGTGTCTGTTCCCATGGATCCAGAATCAATGCAGGATAGATTCATGTTCAACATGATTTTTAAAGGTGTTCAGGATGCAATCGATTTACATATTCGCGGCGTTATTGAATCCATCAGAAATGATTCTTTCCGAAGCTTATTGATGGGCTTCTGGGAAGATGAAATAGATATATATGAGCGTATGCTAAAATACGGTAAATTAAAAGGTTGGATTACCGCACCGCCTATTTACAACGAACCGCAGTAG
- a CDS encoding DUF2293 domain-containing protein, with protein sequence MSKINVYHCNRETSCIECEVEIIKGDFLFISEDRKHLCLSCADLDHLIFLPSGNTALTRRAGKYSKLQAVVLKFSSARKRNERQGVLVEQSALEKAEQECMSDEGAREQRRQRESIRREKLDKQYVQEFATKIRELYPNCPEEKEHQIAEHACLKHSGRVGRSANAKQLDRDFIDLAVIAHVRHHATPYDELLMSGYDRQDARRRVKDAIDEVISSWS encoded by the coding sequence ATGTCTAAAATTAATGTGTATCACTGTAACCGTGAAACATCATGCATCGAATGTGAAGTCGAAATTATTAAAGGTGACTTTCTTTTTATTTCAGAAGACAGAAAACACCTTTGCCTTTCCTGCGCAGATTTGGATCACCTTATCTTCCTTCCCTCGGGCAATACAGCATTAACAAGGCGAGCTGGCAAGTACTCCAAACTTCAGGCAGTAGTACTTAAATTCAGTTCAGCACGTAAAAGAAATGAGCGCCAGGGCGTATTGGTGGAGCAAAGCGCTTTAGAGAAGGCAGAGCAGGAGTGTATGTCTGATGAAGGGGCCAGAGAGCAACGCAGGCAGCGTGAGTCAATTAGAAGAGAGAAATTAGACAAGCAATATGTCCAGGAATTTGCTACTAAAATCAGGGAGCTATACCCCAATTGTCCTGAAGAAAAAGAGCATCAAATTGCTGAACATGCCTGTTTAAAACATAGTGGAAGAGTCGGCCGTTCTGCAAATGCGAAACAACTGGATAGAGATTTCATTGATTTGGCAGTAATTGCTCATGTAAGACATCATGCAACTCCTTACGATGAATTGCTGATGAGTGGGTATGACAGACAGGATGCCAGGCGGAGAGTGAAAGATGCAATTGATGAGGTTATTAGCAGTTGGTCATAG
- a CDS encoding DUF927 domain-containing protein, whose translation MMIDKKVMFNYLKDMYPAIDNGGESLFLVLTAFSLEKKQKIHWLPLDEIEAMVDLAADLAAKRYDVYFNVGLQDRELAYNEWRRKYPDKQGEPFTRGFGDTVVALPGFWIDIDIKGPNHDATNLPETIEEALVLLEAFPLPPTYVIFTGGGLHAYWLLNKPLLIDNDMERQRAKRINSNIQKVIRKEAGKSGLIVDNTADLARMLRLPGTINLKNEPIAVEVLRKNEKKYAISEFEAHLPMVNQQQRSSGGQEETAKPQINPIVEGCGFMRHTKEDAETLPETEWYAMIGIVAFCENGDSVVHELSRPYPNYSEEVTDRKIEQAVSNAGPRTCDNIDEMTGGRYCDDCPSRGKITSPIVLGNQKSGYSTAHALKVTESALKAVLSGNRGAHLEPEAINAFAALQTVDLPQFARLKGALKDAGAPIAEFNRALRLVSARNNGNAQKTNSVVGVTIGSVISDAPTPNIVIPPEYTMSNRGVYKIIFVDGEPQEVLIAHNPVIITGKSKDIDENNEVISLSWKRNGKWQSCYAERGVLADTRKIIQLADLGFPVHSLNSGDLVKFFAEMEALNETSIPEQFISSSLGWKKIQGNMGFLFSDRFITKGDAKVEFRGLASGDEQIAQGYHQNGEYAEWIEVISVIKDYPRVQAMFYASFSSVLLEVLQCSNYVIEAANKTSTGKTISLRVAASPWGCPDEKSTDSIIHSWDFTKVWIERASAIVNGLPLILDDTKRVKYPKQISEMVYSVANGRGRGRANVKSLARTKSWKTVLLSSAETPSVHVSTDGGARGRVLEICGLPFEKKSEEMRQLVTSLDLKLRENYGFAGPAFIEYILENQEKWDLWKQELHQLESYYAQKESTEVSGRLAGYAALITLTGKLVHEAIPLTWSFVSPMESLWAAIVNEAKDFTGELSALQYTVSWAFSNMERFEGREAKNADDTPRAPVSGWAGRWDANDDFAYIAFLPSVLKSVLEGAGYEYEAITRGWRDMQWLDLKDRSRSTRQLKFQGKTTWLIPIRAKAVALLNNDNAVAFEDAPREICRIDGSYFPES comes from the coding sequence ATGATGATTGATAAAAAAGTAATGTTCAATTATTTAAAAGATATGTATCCCGCTATTGATAATGGGGGGGAAAGCTTGTTCTTGGTTTTGACTGCTTTCTCGTTAGAAAAAAAGCAGAAAATTCACTGGCTTCCTCTCGATGAAATTGAAGCAATGGTGGATTTGGCCGCAGATCTCGCTGCAAAACGTTATGACGTATATTTCAACGTCGGTTTGCAGGATAGGGAGCTGGCCTATAATGAATGGCGAAGGAAGTACCCAGACAAGCAAGGGGAACCCTTTACCAGAGGATTTGGAGATACTGTAGTAGCGTTACCGGGCTTCTGGATCGATATTGATATAAAGGGGCCAAATCATGATGCAACTAATCTTCCTGAGACGATAGAGGAGGCATTGGTGCTTCTCGAGGCGTTCCCTCTGCCACCAACCTATGTAATTTTCACCGGGGGTGGGCTTCACGCCTACTGGCTATTGAATAAGCCCTTGCTTATTGATAACGACATGGAACGGCAGAGGGCTAAACGCATCAACAGTAACATCCAAAAAGTAATCCGCAAAGAAGCCGGGAAGAGTGGCTTGATTGTTGATAATACGGCTGATTTGGCAAGGATGTTACGGTTGCCAGGAACCATCAACCTAAAAAATGAGCCCATAGCTGTAGAGGTTTTGAGAAAAAATGAAAAAAAATATGCAATCTCCGAGTTTGAAGCTCATCTGCCAATGGTGAATCAGCAACAACGATCGTCTGGTGGCCAGGAAGAAACTGCTAAACCCCAAATTAATCCTATCGTAGAAGGATGCGGATTTATGCGGCACACCAAAGAGGATGCGGAGACGCTGCCAGAAACTGAGTGGTACGCAATGATTGGCATTGTTGCTTTTTGTGAAAATGGCGATAGTGTCGTTCATGAGTTGAGCCGTCCTTATCCAAATTACTCTGAAGAAGTCACGGACAGAAAGATTGAACAAGCGGTGTCAAACGCCGGGCCAAGAACGTGTGACAATATCGATGAAATGACGGGTGGCCGTTATTGCGATGATTGTCCATCAAGAGGCAAGATCACTAGTCCTATTGTATTGGGAAATCAAAAGTCGGGATACAGCACTGCTCACGCCCTAAAGGTAACAGAGTCTGCTTTAAAAGCCGTATTAAGCGGAAACCGAGGTGCTCATCTTGAGCCTGAAGCTATCAATGCTTTCGCTGCTTTGCAGACAGTTGACCTTCCGCAGTTCGCCCGGCTAAAAGGGGCACTAAAGGATGCAGGGGCACCCATAGCGGAGTTTAACCGGGCGCTGAGGCTGGTCAGTGCAAGAAACAATGGTAACGCCCAAAAGACAAACAGTGTCGTTGGAGTTACCATTGGGAGCGTGATATCTGATGCTCCTACTCCAAATATAGTTATACCGCCAGAATATACCATGAGCAACCGCGGTGTTTATAAAATTATATTCGTCGACGGAGAGCCGCAAGAAGTGCTAATCGCCCATAACCCTGTGATAATTACAGGTAAGTCCAAAGACATAGACGAAAACAACGAAGTTATCTCATTGTCTTGGAAGCGTAACGGGAAGTGGCAATCCTGTTATGCAGAACGTGGTGTTTTGGCCGACACAAGAAAAATCATTCAGCTGGCGGATCTAGGGTTTCCGGTCCATTCTTTAAACAGTGGAGATCTGGTAAAGTTCTTTGCAGAGATGGAAGCTTTGAATGAAACAAGTATTCCTGAACAGTTTATCAGCAGCTCATTAGGGTGGAAGAAGATCCAGGGAAACATGGGTTTTCTGTTTTCAGATCGCTTTATCACGAAGGGTGACGCCAAAGTTGAGTTCCGTGGATTAGCATCTGGGGACGAGCAAATAGCACAGGGCTATCACCAGAATGGTGAGTATGCGGAATGGATAGAGGTGATCTCTGTTATTAAGGATTACCCTAGGGTTCAGGCGATGTTTTACGCATCCTTTTCATCCGTTTTATTAGAGGTGCTACAGTGTTCTAACTACGTGATTGAGGCGGCGAATAAAACTTCGACAGGCAAAACGATTTCTTTGCGGGTCGCGGCATCTCCTTGGGGGTGTCCGGATGAAAAATCCACCGATTCAATCATCCATTCTTGGGATTTTACAAAGGTATGGATCGAGCGAGCAAGCGCAATTGTAAACGGGTTACCACTAATCCTCGATGATACAAAAAGAGTGAAATATCCGAAGCAGATTTCCGAGATGGTTTACTCCGTCGCCAATGGACGGGGTAGGGGCCGTGCAAATGTGAAAAGCCTTGCCCGAACGAAGAGTTGGAAAACGGTTCTACTTTCCTCCGCAGAGACGCCATCAGTGCATGTCTCGACAGACGGTGGGGCCAGGGGCAGGGTACTAGAAATTTGCGGGTTGCCGTTTGAAAAGAAGTCGGAGGAGATGAGACAATTGGTAACTAGCCTTGACTTAAAACTCCGAGAGAATTATGGTTTTGCCGGACCTGCATTTATTGAGTATATCCTTGAAAATCAGGAGAAATGGGACCTCTGGAAACAGGAACTCCATCAATTGGAATCTTACTACGCTCAAAAAGAAAGTACGGAGGTTTCAGGCAGATTGGCTGGCTATGCGGCATTGATTACGCTGACCGGCAAGCTTGTCCATGAGGCAATCCCTTTGACATGGTCCTTTGTATCGCCTATGGAGTCACTCTGGGCAGCAATCGTCAATGAGGCAAAAGATTTCACGGGTGAACTATCAGCGCTACAATACACTGTCAGCTGGGCCTTCTCCAATATGGAGCGGTTCGAAGGTAGGGAAGCTAAAAATGCAGATGACACCCCGAGAGCTCCTGTCAGTGGTTGGGCAGGGCGCTGGGATGCCAATGATGACTTTGCTTATATTGCATTTTTGCCGAGTGTACTGAAGTCTGTATTAGAGGGTGCTGGATACGAGTATGAGGCAATCACTCGTGGTTGGCGCGACATGCAGTGGCTTGACCTAAAGGACCGCAGCAGGAGTACCAGGCAGCTAAAGTTCCAGGGTAAAACAACTTGGTTGATTCCAATACGGGCCAAAGCAGTTGCGCTGCTTAACAATGATAACGCTGTTGCCTTTGAAGATGCTCCAAGAGAAATCTGCAGGATAGATGGCAGTTATTTTCCAGAGAGCTAG
- a CDS encoding helix-turn-helix domain-containing protein, which translates to MSDMFELKIERIRAGIKAIDMAKKLGISSGQLSKIENGYASCSPELMENMAKYIRQCSLF; encoded by the coding sequence ATGAGTGATATGTTTGAGTTAAAGATCGAGCGAATTCGGGCTGGTATCAAGGCCATCGATATGGCAAAAAAACTTGGCATCAGCTCTGGTCAGCTCAGTAAAATTGAAAATGGATATGCCTCATGTTCACCAGAATTAATGGAGAATATGGCAAAGTATATCCGACAGTGCAGCTTGTTTTAA
- the radC gene encoding RadC family protein, translated as MKHLLKPFVQESGMEYIAKEYPSLKQLSHATEKELLRVPGLGPRKAKQLKAVFDLSKALLEPDDTSITIQSPADVFENFKYLALHEEEYLVALFLNTKNKILQHTTISKGTLNTSLIHPREVFAPAIRIKCASVVILHNHPSGDPTPSREDIDITKRLKEAGKIIGIELLDHIVIGNKGFVSLREKSLL; from the coding sequence ATGAAACATCTATTAAAGCCTTTTGTTCAGGAATCTGGAATGGAGTATATTGCCAAAGAATACCCAAGCTTAAAACAGCTAAGTCACGCCACCGAGAAGGAACTCTTGAGGGTGCCTGGACTTGGCCCACGAAAAGCCAAGCAGCTAAAGGCCGTTTTTGACCTCTCCAAAGCGCTCTTGGAGCCAGATGACACAAGCATCACCATTCAATCACCAGCAGATGTTTTTGAGAATTTCAAGTACCTAGCGCTGCATGAGGAGGAGTATCTTGTAGCCTTGTTCCTAAACACAAAAAACAAGATACTCCAGCATACTACAATTTCAAAGGGAACCTTGAACACATCGTTGATTCATCCCCGGGAAGTATTCGCGCCCGCTATCCGCATCAAGTGTGCTTCCGTCGTCATTTTGCATAACCACCCTTCAGGCGATCCTACTCCTTCACGCGAAGACATCGACATCACTAAGCGCCTGAAGGAAGCTGGGAAGATCATTGGCATTGAACTACTGGATCATATCGTGATTGGCAACAAAGGCTTCGTCAGTTTGCGCGAAAAAAGCTTATTATAA
- a CDS encoding tyrosine-type recombinase/integrase, with the protein MQTVKYFTQDELASLFKAIKKKKSKYWLRDYCIFRVAYRCALRASEVGLLTVAEYNAQRSELYCNRLKNSQNNTIRLDDETKKALEKYIRDYGIDDCLFPSQVSKPISRQTLDLLMRKYCKVAKISDKKKWHFHSLKHSVAVHLADSGLDVKELQHYLGHKNVNSTLVYFQFTTRQQDNMYKKLEQRNYLV; encoded by the coding sequence ATGCAAACAGTAAAGTACTTCACCCAAGATGAACTAGCCAGCCTATTTAAGGCAATTAAAAAAAAGAAAAGCAAATACTGGCTAAGAGACTACTGTATTTTCCGGGTGGCATACAGGTGCGCCCTACGGGCTTCGGAAGTCGGGCTATTGACGGTCGCTGAGTACAATGCACAACGTAGCGAGCTTTACTGCAATAGACTAAAAAACTCCCAGAACAACACCATCCGGCTGGATGACGAAACAAAAAAGGCTTTGGAAAAATACATCCGTGACTACGGCATAGATGATTGTCTCTTTCCCAGCCAAGTTAGCAAGCCTATATCTAGACAGACATTGGACCTGCTAATGAGGAAGTACTGTAAGGTGGCCAAAATATCAGATAAAAAGAAGTGGCACTTCCATAGTCTAAAGCACTCTGTAGCTGTCCACCTTGCCGATAGCGGTCTTGATGTTAAAGAGCTGCAACACTACTTAGGTCATAAGAACGTGAACAGTACCTTAGTTTACTTCCAATTTACGACCCGGCA